One Mercenaria mercenaria strain notata unplaced genomic scaffold, MADL_Memer_1 contig_4772, whole genome shotgun sequence genomic window carries:
- the LOC128554162 gene encoding transcription intermediary factor 1-alpha-like: protein MAVPGKKASKKLSSTLSRGSEEDFEVFCQPCDRDDLRLPAAGYCVDCEEHLCDSCFNTHRRPKPLRHHKLLDKDNMPHTQNLSTMCSSTTVGQPDDLTSPCSKHKKETIKFYCHDHKALLCSVCVTLDHPCTSCQVNYIPDISRHTIDSTEFKDTLKELDKITKKCQKITADLRQMVAKSNTSLTDVLAEIAKFRKEINQRLDELEKEASDAANALKQENDTKLKTTEETCDNVSKSLKASSDMIKQLNTTKKADRLFTELKNADQLIRDCEKRMSQVKTTGITKEYTFDPSEAIQTFLQNEKSLGTLNAKTLEQPSPSSTPDSKSRTVSNHKNICVKTSSDKKDCYITGIAASFPNQVFLVDNTNYTIKMVDINSQSIQNLSLDSWPYHVIPTTRDELAVTLPSNNTIQLMSYSSNRLSKKNTLEVDGRCYGISYCQGKLAVTFIGPAKLQIMDLKGTVLTTVIANSNGENIFGRPEYVTSSSKSIYVSDRGMFAVIWLNWQGELMGSYGGMGFPQGIAMSDDGSFYVSDIQKGQCNILNVTGDCKESTTVLKDLDHPRAIYWCDTTKTFYVSNYSDDEKERNIIKIFKMS from the coding sequence ATGGCTGTCCCTGGTAAAAAAGCATCAAAGAAATTATCTTCAACTCTGTCTCgaggttctgaagaagattttgaagttttctgTCAGCCATGTGACAGAGATGACCTCAGACTACCTGCCGCTGGGTACTGTGTAGATTGTGAAGAGCACCTGTGTGACTCGTGCTTTAACACCCACAGAAGACCAAAACCACTTCGACATCATAAACTCCTAGATAAAGACAACATGCCACACACACAAAATCTTTCTACAATGTGTAGTTCTACTACCGTTGGACAGCCAGATGATCTAACATCTCCTTGCTCTAAACACAAAAAGGAAACGATCAAGTTCTACTGCCATGACCATAAAGCACTTCTATGCAGTGTATGTGTGACCCTTGACCATCCCTGTACATCCTGCCAGGTCAACTACATACCCGATATATCACGACACACCATCGACAGCACTGAGTTCAAAGACACTCTTAAAGAGCTTGACAAAATAACTAAGAAATGTCAGAAGATTACAGCAGATCTAAGGCAAATGGTTGCAAAATCAAATACTTCTTTGACAGATGTTCTTGCAGAAATAGCAAAGTTCAGGAAAGAGATCAACCAAAGATTAGATGAACTTGAAAAGGAAGCTTCAGATGCAGCAAATGCTCTAAAACAAGAGAATGACACCAAGTTGAAAACTACAGAAGAAACATGTGATAATGTCAGTAAATCTCTTAAAGCCTCCTCTGATATGATAAAACAACTCAACACAACCAAGAAAGCAGACAGACTTTTCACAGAGcttaaaaatgctgaccaattaaTCCGAGATTGTGAAAAGAGAATGTCACAAGTAAAAACCACAGGAATTACAAAAGAATATACATTTGATCCAAGTGAAGCCATTCAAACATTTCTTCAAAATGAGAAGTCACTTGGTACTTTAAATGCTAAAACACTAGAACAGCCAAGTCCTTCTTCAACTCCAGATTCAAAATCAAGAACTGTTTCAAATCATAAAAACATCTGTGTTAAGACATCATCAGATAAAAAAGATTGTTACATAACGGGAATTGCAGCCTCTTTCCCAAACCAAGTATTTCTAGTAGATAACACAAATTACACAATTAAAATGGTAGACATCAATAGTCAATCTATTCAAAATCTGAGCCTAGATTCATGGCCCTATCATGTCATTCCTACCACCAGAGATGAACTTGCTGTCACACTACCAAGTAACAACACAATACAGTTGATGTCCTACTCTTCAAACAGACTCTCTAAGAAAAACACACTTGAAGTAGATGGAAGGTGTTATGGTATCAGTTATTGTCAGGGAAAACTTGCAGTAACATTTATTGGTCCTGCAAAACTCCAAATCATGGATTTAAAAGGCACTGTACTAACAACAGTCATAGCAAACTCAAATGGGGAAAACATTTTCGGAAGACCAGAATATGTCACTAGCAGCAGCAAGTCTATCTATGTATCTGACCGAGGCATGTTTGCAGTTATCTGGTTAAACTGGCAAGGAGAACTGATGGGTAGTTATGGAGGGATGGGATTTCCACAAGGTATTGCCATGTCAGATGATGGATCATTTTATGTGAGTGATATACAAAAAGGCCAATGTAACATACTCAATGTAACTGGTGACTGTAAAGAGAGTACAACTGTTCTGAAGGATTTAGATCATCCAAGGGCTATTTACTGGTGTGATACTACCAAAACATTTTATGTCAGTAACTACAGTGATGACGAAAAAGAAAGAAACATCATTAAAATCTTTAAGATGTCATAA